Proteins from one Verrucomicrobiota bacterium genomic window:
- a CDS encoding DUF1501 domain-containing protein, whose amino-acid sequence MPSDACPHCAGQPLTRREMLVRCANGFGAVALLAQMAERSLGDGSSASHSLARRMGHHRAKARSVIFLYMDGGPSQVDTFDPKPSRSWTSAAFAPSRF is encoded by the coding sequence ATGCCGAGCGACGCTTGTCCCCATTGCGCTGGCCAGCCCTTGACCCGCCGCGAGATGTTGGTTCGCTGCGCAAACGGATTCGGCGCCGTCGCGTTGCTGGCGCAAATGGCCGAGCGCTCTCTCGGCGACGGGTCCTCCGCTTCGCACTCGCTGGCTCGCCGGATGGGACATCATCGGGCCAAAGCCCGAAGCGTGATTTTCCTCTACATGGATGGCGGGCCGTCGCAGGTGGACACGTTCGATCCGAAGCCCTCGCGCTCATGGACGAGCGC